A stretch of the Amycolatopsis sp. BJA-103 genome encodes the following:
- a CDS encoding DUF6801 domain-containing protein: MPLRINVRMLLAAGLIVLLTAGCLLFVAVRSAAAGTPVDKKLSFTCPFPLIGLQKLDVNIKADFEVPTAPGGTLSTSGLTITVNVPDKATRGLNLVGAATIEGTAAAGVTLVNGDANPFPVRIPLNVAKTDLPPSGTFSTVATGSVPTVTLAKPGKTTLTVGDFTTRLTPKKADGSFTGIGSFTSDCTLDPGQDPVLLSFDLGDKPAGRQYTVAGKTGVKALGATAPLSGGFDLSATSATVFTGGPAFDKAHADFRLFGFLPGAADLEFVADGPQGGDFAGTGFVARPRFTTVLPLVTLIGMPVSSGPGCRTSAPSTAELRTGDGFTMAGGGALIGTYSLAPLTGCGAFTQYLSSFVQGDGNTFDLVLTPRKS; encoded by the coding sequence ATGCCCCTTCGCATCAATGTCCGGATGCTGCTCGCGGCGGGCCTCATCGTCCTGCTCACCGCCGGCTGCCTGCTCTTCGTCGCCGTCCGCAGCGCGGCGGCCGGCACCCCCGTGGACAAGAAACTGTCGTTCACCTGCCCGTTCCCGCTGATCGGGCTGCAGAAGCTCGACGTGAACATCAAGGCCGACTTCGAGGTCCCGACCGCTCCCGGCGGCACGCTCAGCACCTCAGGGCTGACGATCACCGTGAACGTGCCGGACAAGGCGACGCGCGGGCTCAACCTCGTCGGCGCCGCCACCATCGAAGGCACCGCGGCGGCGGGCGTCACGCTGGTCAACGGCGACGCGAACCCCTTCCCGGTGCGCATCCCGCTGAACGTCGCCAAGACCGACCTGCCGCCGTCCGGCACCTTCAGCACGGTGGCGACGGGCTCCGTGCCGACGGTGACGCTCGCGAAGCCGGGCAAGACGACCTTGACGGTCGGCGACTTCACCACCCGCCTGACCCCGAAGAAGGCCGACGGCTCGTTCACCGGGATCGGTTCGTTCACCTCGGACTGCACGCTCGACCCCGGCCAGGACCCCGTCCTGCTCTCCTTCGACCTCGGTGACAAGCCGGCGGGACGTCAGTACACGGTCGCCGGCAAGACCGGCGTCAAGGCGCTCGGTGCCACCGCGCCGCTGTCCGGCGGGTTCGACCTGAGCGCCACTTCGGCCACGGTCTTCACCGGCGGCCCGGCGTTCGACAAGGCACACGCCGACTTCCGGCTGTTCGGCTTCCTGCCGGGCGCGGCCGATCTGGAGTTCGTCGCGGACGGACCGCAGGGCGGCGACTTCGCCGGGACCGGTTTCGTCGCGCGGCCCCGGTTCACCACCGTCCTCCCGCTCGTCACGCTCATCGGCATGCCGGTCAGCAGCGGGCCGGGGTGCCGGACGTCGGCCCCGTCGACCGCGGAACTGCGCACCGGGGACGGCTTCACCATGGCGGGCGGCGGCGCCCTCATCGGCACCTACTCGCTGGCGCCGCTCACCGGCTGCGGCGCGTTCACCCAGTACTTGAGCTCGTTCGTCCAGGGCGACGGCAACACGTTCGATCTCGTGCTCACGCCGCGCAAGTCCTGA
- a CDS encoding DUF6801 domain-containing protein has product MSHRRGTKKAVAAAAAGAVGLATAVLVVGAQSSVADPISLPLNYHCNLPLVGSQSLKVVINTDLPLSVKTGQPTGTFDIKAVSTINADTVSGLNLIGATTLDGQAIAAANVAAPGLNLPVKVPNDIAKQNIPTLGEMTINAAGKTPSLTFNQPGEAKITVGDLQLKVTPRKADGSVTGITPDGTIDAPCTQDPGQNNTLATIKIGDGGGTTTPTTPTTPTTPTTPTTPTTPTTPPTTTTTPGGGGIKYAFGIKGQTALKSLGSTAPINGGFDADVDLASKTFTGDLKLDPSSTQFKLFGFVDGRSEIKVEQVGKQTGELIGTGFKANIKFNVFLPSVQVFGIPISSDPKCGTVSPSTSVMTTGPDFDLLKGGKLSGTYSLSALQNCGQLNDFISAFAKSDGNTLDLNLTKK; this is encoded by the coding sequence GTGAGTCACCGTAGAGGAACAAAGAAGGCGGTCGCCGCCGCCGCTGCCGGTGCCGTGGGGCTTGCCACCGCGGTACTCGTGGTCGGGGCACAGTCCAGTGTCGCCGATCCCATCTCGCTGCCGCTCAACTACCACTGCAACCTGCCGCTCGTGGGGTCGCAGTCGTTGAAGGTGGTGATCAACACCGATCTTCCGCTGTCGGTCAAGACCGGTCAGCCGACCGGCACGTTCGACATCAAGGCCGTCTCCACGATCAACGCGGACACGGTCAGCGGGCTCAACCTGATCGGTGCGACCACGCTGGACGGCCAGGCCATCGCGGCGGCGAACGTCGCGGCGCCCGGGCTCAACCTGCCGGTCAAGGTGCCCAACGACATCGCCAAGCAGAACATCCCCACCTTGGGCGAGATGACGATCAACGCGGCGGGCAAGACCCCCTCGCTGACCTTCAACCAGCCCGGCGAGGCGAAGATCACCGTGGGTGACCTGCAGCTGAAGGTCACCCCGCGCAAGGCCGACGGTTCGGTCACCGGCATCACGCCGGACGGCACGATCGACGCGCCGTGCACGCAGGATCCGGGCCAGAACAACACCCTGGCGACGATCAAGATCGGTGACGGTGGCGGCACCACCACGCCCACCACCCCCACCACGCCGACCACACCCACGACCCCCACGACGCCGACCACGCCCACGACCCCGCCCACTACGACCACCACCCCCGGTGGCGGCGGGATCAAGTACGCGTTCGGCATCAAGGGTCAGACCGCGCTGAAGTCGCTCGGCAGCACCGCGCCGATCAACGGCGGCTTCGACGCGGACGTCGACCTGGCTTCGAAGACCTTCACCGGCGATCTGAAGCTCGACCCGTCGTCCACCCAGTTCAAGCTGTTCGGGTTCGTCGACGGTCGTTCGGAGATCAAGGTCGAGCAGGTCGGCAAGCAGACCGGTGAGCTCATCGGCACCGGTTTCAAGGCGAACATCAAGTTCAACGTGTTCCTGCCGAGCGTGCAGGTCTTCGGGATTCCCATCAGCAGTGACCCGAAGTGCGGCACGGTCAGCCCGTCCACCAGCGTGATGACCACCGGTCCGGACTTCGACCTGCTCAAGGGCGGGAAGCTGTCGGGTACCTACTCGCTGTCGGCGCTGCAGAACTGCGGTCAGTTGAACGACTTCATCAGTGCGTTCGCCAAGAGCGACGGCAACACGCTCGATCTGAACCTCACCAAGAAGTAG
- a CDS encoding lipase family protein — MPISFPRPSRRTLAAVLAIVLSAGLLTVLSGSPANSAAPTASDDSFYTPPSPLPAGKPGDIIRSRVSKAGPRKDSVNAWQVMYLSTDALGRPDAVTGTVLVPKNADPAKAPIVSFAAGTQGPAFDCAPSKMVDIGAFYEQSGLDDALDAGYAVALTDYEGYRQDPKTTYVVGRSEGPAVIDAVRAAQRLPEAKLSTDAKVLFRGYSQGGGAAAWAGELQPSYAPELNLVGVAAGGVPADLVQVTLQLDGKQGFGVFAYALLGLDKAYPELKLDSFLSDNGRVKLAEMQKSACTFELLTTYANQRIADYTTSAGYVRPEWVKRLNENKLGGTPPKVPVFLYHATQDQLVQFAQADALHKAYCAAGVKTTWKTFETDHITAVYTGNADVLAFLKDRVAGTPATSNC, encoded by the coding sequence GTGCCGATCTCGTTCCCCCGCCCGTCCCGCCGGACACTCGCCGCCGTGCTGGCGATCGTCCTGTCCGCCGGTCTGCTGACCGTGCTGAGCGGGAGCCCGGCGAATTCCGCCGCCCCCACGGCGTCCGACGACTCGTTCTACACCCCGCCGTCCCCGCTCCCGGCGGGCAAACCGGGTGACATCATCCGCTCACGTGTCTCGAAAGCCGGACCGCGTAAGGATTCCGTCAACGCGTGGCAGGTGATGTACCTGTCGACGGACGCCCTCGGGCGGCCGGACGCGGTGACCGGGACGGTGCTGGTGCCGAAGAACGCCGACCCGGCGAAGGCGCCGATCGTCTCGTTCGCCGCCGGTACGCAGGGTCCGGCGTTCGACTGCGCGCCGTCGAAGATGGTCGACATCGGCGCGTTCTACGAGCAGTCGGGTCTCGACGACGCGCTCGACGCCGGATACGCCGTCGCGCTGACCGATTACGAGGGCTACCGCCAGGACCCGAAGACGACGTACGTGGTCGGGCGTTCGGAAGGCCCCGCGGTGATCGACGCGGTCCGCGCCGCGCAACGCCTGCCGGAAGCCAAGCTGTCCACCGATGCCAAGGTGCTCTTCCGCGGGTACTCGCAGGGTGGCGGGGCGGCCGCCTGGGCGGGCGAACTGCAGCCCTCGTACGCCCCGGAGCTGAACCTCGTCGGCGTCGCGGCGGGCGGTGTGCCCGCCGACCTCGTCCAGGTCACGCTGCAACTCGACGGGAAGCAGGGCTTCGGCGTCTTCGCCTACGCCCTCCTCGGCCTGGACAAGGCGTACCCCGAGCTGAAGCTGGACTCCTTCCTCAGCGACAACGGCCGCGTGAAACTGGCGGAGATGCAGAAGAGCGCGTGCACGTTCGAGCTGCTCACCACCTACGCGAACCAGAGGATCGCCGACTACACGACCAGCGCCGGTTACGTACGGCCGGAATGGGTGAAGCGGCTCAACGAGAACAAGCTCGGCGGCACACCCCCCAAGGTCCCGGTGTTCCTTTACCACGCGACACAGGACCAGCTCGTGCAGTTCGCCCAGGCCGACGCGCTGCACAAGGCCTACTGCGCCGCCGGGGTCAAGACGACCTGGAAGACCTTCGAGACCGATCACATCACGGCGGTCTACACCGGCAACGCCGACGTGCTCGCCTTCCTCAAGGACCGGGTCGCGGGCACCCCGGCGACGTCGAACTGCTGA
- a CDS encoding GtrA family protein: MLRTAPASFVDDAAHGGARTGKRRELLRFATVGLAAFGLTLGTNYGLKLTVLQAKPVTALAIATVVATAFAYLLSRRWAFHTRGGRRRLHEAALFFAVNAIAVTINLCPPLISRYVLRFEVPEVSFLAQEIADFVSGMLLGTAAGSAFRWWGYRRWVFPVAGARQCLRNQTSAGLSRSARSASSIRSR, translated from the coding sequence GTGCTCAGAACCGCCCCAGCGTCCTTTGTGGACGACGCGGCGCACGGCGGTGCGCGGACCGGCAAGCGGCGTGAGCTGCTCCGGTTCGCCACCGTCGGCCTCGCCGCGTTCGGCCTCACCCTCGGGACCAACTACGGGCTGAAACTCACCGTCCTGCAAGCCAAACCGGTCACGGCACTGGCCATCGCGACCGTCGTGGCGACGGCCTTCGCGTACCTGCTTTCCCGCCGCTGGGCGTTCCACACCCGCGGCGGCAGGCGCAGGCTGCACGAAGCGGCGCTGTTCTTCGCCGTCAACGCGATCGCCGTGACGATCAACCTGTGCCCGCCCCTGATCTCGCGTTACGTCCTGCGTTTCGAGGTCCCCGAGGTCAGTTTCCTGGCACAGGAGATCGCCGACTTCGTCAGCGGGATGCTGCTGGGCACCGCGGCGGGTTCGGCGTTCCGCTGGTGGGGCTACCGCCGCTGGGTGTTCCCGGTGGCGGGAGCCCGTCAGTGCCTACGGAATCAGACGTCGGCGGGCCTCAGTCGTTCCGCGCGCAGCGCGAGTTCGATCCGCAGCCGCTGA
- a CDS encoding PucR family transcriptional regulator, which yields MSWQPVGSLWARLPRELGDAVRPRIPAIARYCVEGVMSEIAECAEVFSDSDARAAAVELTRRSIERAIDRVGVPELLQNDLLADFRAQGRIAFHQGLSREAAQAAFRVSSRVLWRSIAAAGRQLQLSGDVLYGAAECLFGDVVEVTMALTEGYNAAQAEATGPAEQRARLFRLLTGGAGYTQADAGALAVAIGWRIPQRITAVVFSAAPGAPAFPSGLLPSGVPADLVSDAPGALVACPEADLDGLRELPSGWSATVGVSVPTAQAAESFRIARRASELAQRGMITTVGPVLWCEEHITTLLLLADEFLLDQLAVEALEPLSGLAPRQHDELAATLLTQVQTRGSAPEIARQLAVHPQTVRARLRRLTELFGERLDDPDQRLRIELALRAERLRPADV from the coding sequence GTGAGCTGGCAGCCCGTTGGTTCGTTGTGGGCACGCCTGCCGAGGGAACTCGGTGACGCCGTCCGGCCGCGGATCCCGGCGATCGCCCGGTACTGCGTCGAAGGCGTGATGTCCGAAATCGCCGAATGCGCCGAGGTCTTCAGCGACAGCGACGCCCGTGCCGCGGCCGTCGAGCTGACCCGGCGCAGCATCGAACGCGCCATCGACCGGGTCGGCGTCCCCGAACTGCTGCAGAACGACCTGCTGGCGGACTTCCGCGCCCAGGGCAGGATCGCGTTCCATCAAGGACTCAGCCGCGAGGCCGCGCAGGCCGCGTTCAGGGTCTCGAGCCGGGTGCTGTGGCGTTCGATCGCCGCGGCGGGCCGTCAGCTCCAGCTTTCGGGCGACGTGCTCTACGGCGCGGCCGAATGCCTGTTCGGCGACGTCGTCGAGGTGACGATGGCGCTGACCGAGGGCTACAACGCCGCGCAGGCCGAGGCGACCGGGCCCGCGGAGCAGCGGGCCAGGTTGTTCCGGCTGCTGACCGGCGGCGCGGGATACACCCAGGCCGACGCCGGCGCGCTCGCCGTCGCGATCGGCTGGCGCATCCCGCAGCGGATCACCGCCGTCGTCTTCAGCGCGGCTCCCGGGGCGCCCGCGTTCCCTTCAGGACTGTTGCCCTCGGGGGTGCCCGCGGATCTCGTCTCCGACGCGCCCGGCGCGCTGGTGGCGTGTCCCGAAGCCGACCTCGACGGCCTGCGGGAACTGCCTTCCGGCTGGTCGGCGACGGTCGGTGTGTCCGTCCCGACGGCACAGGCCGCCGAGTCGTTCCGGATCGCGCGCCGCGCGTCCGAACTGGCCCAGCGGGGGATGATCACCACGGTCGGCCCGGTGCTGTGGTGCGAGGAGCACATCACCACGCTGTTGCTGCTCGCTGACGAGTTCCTGCTGGATCAGCTGGCTGTCGAGGCGCTGGAACCGTTGTCGGGACTGGCGCCGCGGCAGCACGACGAGCTGGCGGCGACCCTGCTCACGCAGGTGCAGACGCGGGGGAGCGCGCCCGAGATCGCCCGGCAGCTCGCCGTGCACCCGCAGACGGTCCGGGCCCGCCTGCGGCGGCTCACGGAGTTGTTCGGCGAACGGCTGGACGATCCGGATCAGCGGCTGCGGATCGAACTCGCGCTGCGCGCGGAACGACTGAGGCCCGCCGACGTCTGA
- a CDS encoding helix-turn-helix domain-containing protein, translating to MVFVVEYRSFGMLATLPRSLGEELRPYVGHAAAAMIKQVQRSVSAYSLPLRGVFGRVLVVSCERAVQHYVDCIGDPDVPHDRWIEFYRLRGRTEFAEGRGLEPLHDSATVGARAAWRAMRPIVRGLRVGPDVIALAAESVFVYVDELCATTIEGYQEAEAKAAGAIPLRRRRLLELISQAPEGSACSIASLAKGAGWRVPETAAMVALQRTPGAPGFPAHLLDDTVLHDLDSTEPYLLTADPDTDLAPLKDGMDGWRAAVSPVVPLTDSPAALRTARRALLLTSEDAPGPIVWCRDHLATLWLLAEDFLGAELAKQSLDPFNSLSEKQQERLSETLLAWLETRGGAPDIAQRLGVHPQTVRNRLRQLEDLFGDRLKDADDRLGMQLALRAQRLMRALRPDEGEPGS from the coding sequence GTGGTCTTCGTGGTCGAGTACCGCAGTTTCGGCATGCTGGCGACGTTGCCGCGTTCGCTCGGCGAAGAACTGCGTCCGTATGTCGGTCACGCCGCAGCGGCCATGATCAAGCAGGTGCAGCGGTCGGTCAGCGCGTATTCGCTGCCGTTGCGCGGCGTCTTCGGCCGGGTCCTGGTCGTCTCCTGCGAGCGGGCGGTGCAGCACTACGTCGACTGCATCGGCGACCCGGACGTCCCCCACGACCGCTGGATCGAGTTCTACCGCCTGCGCGGACGGACCGAGTTCGCGGAGGGCCGCGGCCTGGAACCGTTGCACGACAGCGCGACGGTCGGCGCACGGGCGGCCTGGCGCGCGATGCGGCCCATCGTGCGCGGACTCCGCGTCGGCCCCGACGTCATCGCGCTCGCGGCGGAGTCGGTCTTCGTCTACGTCGACGAACTGTGCGCCACGACGATCGAGGGCTACCAGGAGGCGGAAGCCAAGGCGGCGGGCGCGATCCCGCTCCGGCGCCGCCGCCTGCTCGAACTGATCTCGCAGGCCCCGGAAGGGTCCGCGTGCAGCATCGCGAGCCTGGCCAAAGGCGCCGGATGGCGGGTTCCGGAGACCGCGGCCATGGTCGCGCTCCAGCGCACCCCGGGTGCCCCCGGCTTCCCCGCCCATCTCCTGGACGACACCGTGCTGCACGACCTCGACAGCACCGAGCCGTATCTGCTCACCGCCGATCCCGACACCGATCTCGCGCCGCTGAAGGACGGGATGGACGGCTGGCGCGCGGCGGTCTCCCCGGTCGTACCGCTCACCGACTCCCCCGCCGCCCTCCGCACCGCTCGCCGCGCACTACTGCTGACCAGCGAAGACGCCCCCGGGCCGATCGTCTGGTGCCGGGATCACCTCGCCACGCTGTGGCTGCTCGCCGAGGACTTCCTCGGGGCCGAGCTCGCCAAGCAGAGCCTCGACCCGTTCAACTCGCTGAGCGAGAAGCAACAGGAGCGGCTCAGCGAAACTCTGCTGGCATGGCTGGAAACCCGCGGTGGGGCACCGGATATCGCGCAACGGCTGGGAGTGCACCCACAGACCGTGCGGAACCGCCTTCGGCAGCTGGAAGACCTGTTCGGCGACCGTCTCAAGGACGCGGACGACCGGCTGGGCATGCAACTCGCGCTGCGCGCGCAGCGGCTTATGCGGGCCCTCCGCCCCGACGAAGGGGAACCAGGGAGCTGA